The Henckelia pumila isolate YLH828 chromosome 2, ASM3356847v2, whole genome shotgun sequence genome includes a window with the following:
- the LOC140877277 gene encoding ABC transporter B family member 9-like, which yields MAEEEGQTLKHSSEKKVGDQKVSFFKLFSFADRFDVALIVVGTISAIGNGMTQPLMTLIFGQLINTFGGTNQSDVVHEVSQVSLKYVYLGLGAGCAALLQMVCWMVTGERQATRIRGLYLKTILRQDIEFFDTQTTTGEVIGRMSGDTILIQEAMGEKVGKFIQFMSTFFGGFIIAFCKGWRLAVVLVSCIPALVIAGGTAAMIMSKMSSRGQIAYAKAGNVVEQTVGAIRTVASYTGEKRAIDNYESKLRIAYASTVKQGMASGFGIGAVTLIVFGTYGLAIWYGAKLIVEKGYNGGNVINVIMSIMTGGMSLGQTSPCINAFAAGRAAAYKMFETIERTPKINASDASGTVLEDIRGEIELKDVHFRYPARPDVQIFAGFSLHVLSGKTAALVGQSGSGKSTVISLLERFYDPDAGEILIDGVNLKNMKLQWIREKMGLVSQEPILFATTIKENILYGKGDATDEEIRKAIELANAAKFIDILPQGLDTMVGEHGTQLSGGQKQRIAIARAILKDPKILLLDEATSALDAESEFIVQEALENVMLNRTTVVVAHRLTTIRNADLIAVVHAGKLVEQGTHAELINDPEGAYTQLVRMQEGAKQAEFSRGHNFQKADAAADIDQSLIKSSSQRMSMRRSTSNESARHSFAITYGVPDFSDIREAEISDDIDEKNVETLKKRKRVSIRRLAYLNKPELPYLLLGSIGAGAHGVVLPIFGLLLSTAIKIFFEPPQRLRSDSKFWGLMFAVLGMCTLVALPVQNYFFGIAGGKLIQRIRSLSFKKIVHQEISWFDDPANSSGAVGARLSTDASTVRSLVGDALGLIVQNMATVIAGLVIAFTANWLLAIIILLVLPFVGLQGFFQMKFYKGFSADAKVMYEEASQVANDAVSGIRTVASFGAEDKVMKMYEQKCEAPLKQGVRLGIVSGASFGVGSLALYCANAFCFYIGAVLVKHDRATFGEVFKVFFALTMSAMGISQASATAPDVNKVKDSAASIFQILDSQPKIDSGSDEGTTLPITRGDIELQHVSFKYPTRPDIQIFKDLCLTITSGQTVALVGESGSGKSTVISLIERFYDPDSGEIFMDGVEIRRFKLSWLRQQMGLVSQEPVLFNDTIRANIAYGKQGEATEEEIIQATKSANAHNFISGLPQGYETNVGERGVQLSGGQKQRIAIARAIIKDPKILLLDEATSALDTESERIVQDALDKVMVNRTTIVVAHRLSTIIGADTIAVVKNGVVAEKGRHDTLLKIQDGIYASLVALHSSS from the exons ATGGCGGAAGAAGAAGGCCAGACATTGAAGCATTCTTCAGAAAAGAAAGTTGGAGACCAGAAAGTTTCGTTCTTTAAACTTTTTTCTTTTGCAGATAGGTTCGATGTGGCCCTCATCGTTGTGGGGACAATCTCCGCCATTGGCAATGGCATGACACAGCCGCTCATGACTCTTATTTTTGGCCAGTTGATTAATACTTTCGGCGGGACCAATCAATCAGATGTTGTGCATGAAGTGTCCCAG GTATCCCTCAAATATGTGTACTTGGGACTTGGTGCCGGATGCGCTGCACTTCTTC AAATGGTATGTTGGATGGTGACTGGAGAAAGACAAGCTACTCGAATACGAGGGTTGTACTTGAAAACCATTCTAAGGCAAGATATTGAGTTCTTTGATACTCAAACAACAACAGGAGAGGTCATTGGGAGAATGTCTGGGGACACTATTCTTATCCAAGAAGCTATGGGTGAAAAA GTTGGGAAATTTATCCAATTTATGTCGACTTTCTTCGGTGGCTTTATTATTGCTTTTTGCAAAGGATGGCGCCTAGCCGTGGTGTTAGTTTCTTGCATTCCTGCTCTTGTCATAGCTGGAGGAACCGCAGCAATGATCATGTCAAAGATGTCGAGTCGTGGGCAAATAGCATACGCGAAAGCTGGAAATGTAGTGGAACAGACCGTCGGAGCAATTAGAACG GTTGCATCATACACGGGAGAGAAAAGGGCGATAGACAATTACGAGAGCAAACTGCGGATTGCTTATGCATCAACTGTCAAACAAGGGATGGCTTCAGGCTTTGGAATTGGTGCTGTGACGTTGATTGTTTTCGGAACTTATGGACTTGCCATATGGTATGGTGCCAAATTAATCGTAGAGAAAGGTTATAATGGAGGGAATGTCATCAATGTTATTATGTCGATAATGACCGGGGGGAT GTCACTTGGCCAGACTTCTCCATGCATAAATGCATTCGCAGCAGGTCGAGCTGCAGCATACAAGATGTTTGAGACTATTGAACGAACACCAAAAATCAATGCATCTGATGCCAGTGGAACTGTACTAGAAGATATACGAGGTGAAATAGAACTGAAGGATGTGCATTTTAGATATCCAGCGAGGCCGGACGTCCAAATTTTCGCGGGGTTTTCACTTCATGTCCTTAGTGGTAAAACTGCAGCTCTGGTTGGGCAAAGTGGGAGTGGAAAGTCCACAGTGATCAGCTTACTCGAGAGATTTTATGATCCGGATGCTGGAGAAATCCTGATTGATGGGGTGAATTTGAAGAACATGAAACTCCAATGGATAAGAGAAAAAATGGGACTTGTAAGTCAGGAGCCTATATTATTTGCTACGACTATAAAGGAAAACATATTATACGGCAAAGGAGACGCTACCGATGAGGAAATTAGGAAGGCTATCGAGCTTGCCAATGCTGCTAAATTCATTGACATACTACCCCAG GGGCTTGACACAATGGTGGGTGAACATGGGACTCAGCTTTCTGGCGGTCAGAAGCAAAGAATCGCAATTGCTCGAGCCATTTTGAAAGATCCGAAAATACTGCTTCTGGACGAAGCAACGAGTGCTCTAGATGCAGAGTCGGAATTTATTGTACAAGAAGCACTTGAAAATGTTATGTTGAATCGAACAACAGTGGTTGTTGCACATCGGTTGACTACTATCAGAAATGCAGACCTTATTGCAGTGGTGCATGCTGGGAAATTAGTAGAACAAG GTACTCATGCTGAATTGATTAATGATCCCGAGGGAGCATATACACAGCTTGTTCGCATGCAAGAAGGAGCTAAACAGGCCGAATTTTCGAGGggacacaactttcagaaagcAGATGCTGCTGCTGACATAGATCAAAGCTTGATAAAGTCTTCGAGTCAGAGAATGTCAATGAGGAGATCTACAAGCAATGAATCTGCTAGGCATTCGTTCGCCATCACCTATGGTGTTCCTGACTTTTCTGACATCCGAGAAGCTGAAATAAGTGATGACATTGATGAAAAGAATGTTGAAACTTTGAAGAAACGTAAGAGAGTTTCCATTAGACGTCTCGCCTACCTAAATAAGCCAGAGTTGCCGTATTTGCTACTTGGATCCATCGGTGCAGGGGCACATGGTGTAGTTCTCCCAATTTTTGGCCTACTGCTCTCAACAGCCATTAAAATTTTCTTCGAACCTCCACAGCGACTGAGGAGCGACTCAAAATTTTGGGGACTCATGTTTGCTGTCTTAGGCATGTGCACATTGGTTGCGTTACCAGTTCAGAACTACTTTTTTGGAATTGCTGGTGGTAAATTGATTCAAAGAATCCGTTCTTTGTCGTTCAAAAAGATAGTGCACCAAGAAATTAGCTGGTTTGATGATCCCGCCAACTCAAG CGGTGCTGTTGGGGCAAGGCTATCTACCGATGCCTCGACTGTAAGAAGCCTGGTGGGAGATGCTTTAGGTCTGATAGTCCAAAATATGGCAACTGTGATCGCCGGTCTTGTTATTGCCTTTACAGCGAACTGGCTATTGGCCATCATAATACTTCTCGTGCTGCCGTTTGTTGGCTTGCAAGGATTCTTTCAGATGAAGTTCTACAAAGGCTTCAGTGCCGATGCCAAG GTGATGTATGAAGAAGCTAGCCAGGTAGCAAATGATGCAGTCAGTGGCATCCGAACCGTGGCATCGTTTGGGGCTGAAGACAAGGTAATGAAAATGTATGAGCAGAAATGTGAGGCTCCTTTGAAGCAAGGAGTCAGGCTCGGTATCGTTAGCGGAGCAAGTTTTGGTGTCGGCTCTTTGGCACTATACTGCGCAAACGCCTTTTGTTTCTATATTGGCGCCGTTCTTGTGAAACATGATAGAGCAACATTTGGTGAAGTATTCAAG GTTTTCTTTGCGCTTACAATGTCAGCCATGGGAATTTCTCAAGCAAGTGCAACAGCTCCAGATGTTAACAAAGTTAAAGACTCTGCTGCCTCCATATTTCAGATACTTGACAGCCAACCTAAGATTGATTCAGGCAGCGACGAAGGCACGACGTTGCCCATTACTCGCGGTGATATTGAGTTACAACATGTGAGTTTCAAGTATCCAACGCGACCTGACATCCAAATCTTCAAGGATTTGTGCCTAACCATCACTTCTGGGCAG ACTGTTGCTCTTGTTGGAGAAAGTGGAAGTGGTAAATCAACAGTTATCAGTCTAATAGAAAGATTTTACGACCCTGATTCCGGGGAAATATTCATGGATGGAGTCGAAATTAGAAGATTCAAACTCAGCTGGCTGAGGCAACAAATGGGATTGGTGAGCCAAGAACCTGTTCTTTTCAACGACACCATCCGCGCCAACATCGCCTACGGAAAACAAGGTGAAGCAACAGAAGAAGAGATCATTCAAGCAACGAAATCCGCGAATGCACACAACTTCATATCCGGATTACCTCAAGGTTACGAAACTAACGTTGGGGAACGAGGAGTCCAGTTATCAGGGGGACAAAAACAAAGAATCGCCATCGCCAGAGCCATCATAAAGGACCCGAAAATTCTTCTACTTGATGAGGCAACAAGTGCACTAGACACAGAGTCGGAACGAATAGTACAAGATGCACTAGACAAAGTGATGGTGAACAGAACCACCATTGTTGTCGCGCACCGTCTGTCGACCATAATCGGTGCGGACACGATTGCTGTGGTGAAGAATGGGGTGGTTGCTGAAAAGGGTAGGCATGATACGTTGTTGAAGATCCAAGATGGCATTTACGCGTCGTTGGTAGCTCTTCACTCAAGTTCATAA